One window from the genome of Glycine soja cultivar W05 chromosome 12, ASM419377v2, whole genome shotgun sequence encodes:
- the LOC114378612 gene encoding uncharacterized protein LOC114378612 translates to MSSSSRPVPRRESPWGVTGENHPEPKAHRCNDRVEDVIQACFEGNPFKTVPGPFKLFWQCMRSKPGEEPTEPFTYLDLEPPKRETKPVKPE, encoded by the exons ATGAGTAGCTCATCAAGGCCGGTGCCGAGGAGAGAGAGTCCATGGGGAGTCACCGGAGAGAATCATCCTGAGCCCAAAGCTCACCGCTGCAATGACCGTGTCGAGGATGTTATTCAg GCTTGCTTTGAGGGAAACCCATTCAAGACTGTTCCAGGACCCTTCAAGCTCTTCTGGCAGTGCATGCGTTCAAAACCCGG TGAGGAACCAACAGAGCCATTTACTTATCTGGATTTGGAGCCTCCAAAGAGAGAAACGAAACCTGTGAAACCTGAGTAG
- the LOC114380366 gene encoding homeobox-leucine zipper protein HDG2-like isoform X3 gives MPAGIMIPARNMPSMIGRNGTVGGFGLSSGLSLGHPNLMEAGQLHPLDMPQNTSESDVPRIREDDFDSATKSGSENLEGASGEDQDPRPNKKKRYHRHTQHQIQEMEAFFKECPHPDDKQRKELSRELGLEPLQVKFWFQNKRTQMKTQHERHENTQLRTENEKLRADNMRFREALGNASCPNCGGPTAIGEMSFDEHHLRLENARLREEIDRISAIAAKYVGKPVVSYPLVSPSSVPPRPLELGVSGGFGGQPGGIGGDMYGGAAGDLLRSISGPTEADKPIIIELAVAAMEELIGMAQMGEPLWLTTLDGTTVLNEDEYIRSFPRGIGPKPVGFKCEASRETAVVIMNHVNLVEILMDVNQWSTVFSGIVSRAMTLEVLSTGVAGNYNGALQVMTAEVQVPSPLVPTRESYFVRYCKQHGDGTWAVVDVSLDNLRPSPSARCRRRPSGCLIQEMPNGYSKVIWVEHVEVDDRGVHNLYKQLVSSGHAFGAKRWIANLDRQCERLASAMATNIPTVDVGVITNPDGRKSMLKLAERMVISFCAGVSASTAHTWTTLSGTGADDVRVMTRKSVDDPGRPPGIVLSAATSFWLPVSPKRVFEFLRDENSRSEWDILSNGGVVQEMAHIANGRDTGNCVSLLRVNSANSSQSNMLILQESCADSTGSFVIYAPVDIVAMNVVLNGGDPDYVALLPSGFAILPDGTTAHGGGIGDIGHGGSLLTVAFQILVDSVPTAKLSLGSVATVNNLIACTVERIKAALSGEVA, from the exons ATGCCAGCTGGTATTATGATTCCAGCAAGAAACATGCCCTCGATGATTGGAAGAAACGGAACCGTTGGTGGCTTTGGATTATCTTCAGGGCTCTCTCTTGGCCAT CCAAACCTGATGGAAGCTGGTCAGCTCCACCCACTGGACATGCCTCAGAACACTTCAGAGAGCGATGTCCCTAGAATCCGTGAAGATGACTTTGACAGTGCCACCAAGTCAGGTAGTGAAAATCTAGAAGGTGCTTCCGGTGAAGACCAAGACCCTCGTCCCAACAAGAAGAAACGCTACCACCGCCACACTCAGCACCAGATCCAGGAGATGGAAGC gtTCTTTAAGGAGTGTCCGCACCCTGATGACAAGCAAAGGAAGGAGCTGAGTCGAGAGTTAGGGTTAGAGCCATTGCAGGTTAAGTTTTGGTTCCAGAACAAGCGCACTCAGATGAAG ACCCAACATGAACGTCATGAGAACACACAGCTGAGAACTGAAAACGAGAAGCTTCGAGCAGATAACATGAGGTTCAGGGAAGCTCTCGGCAATGCCTCGTGTCCTAACTGTGGTGGACCAACCGCTATAGGGGAAATGTCATTCGATGAACATCACTTGAGGCTCGAAAATGCTCGCCTGAGAGAAGAG ATTGATAGGATATCTGCCATTGCTGCAAAGTATGTTGGGAAGCCTGTGGTGAGCTATCCACTTGTTTCTCCTTCATCTGTTCCTCCTCGTCCACTAGAACTTGGGGTTAGTGGTGGTTTTGGTGGCCAACCTGGAGGCATTGGTGGGGACATGTATGGTGGAGCTGCAGGAGATCTTCTAAGGTCAATAAGTGGACCTACTGAAGCTGATAAGCCAATCATAATAGAGCTTGCTGTTGCAGCCATGGAGGAGCTCATTGGAATGGCGCAAATGGGTGAGCCTCTTTGGTTGACTACCCTGGATGGCACCACTGTGCTCAACGAGGATGAGTACATCAGGTCTTTTCCTCGAGGGATTGGTCCTAAACCCGTTGGTTTCAAGTGTGAAGCTTCGAGGGAAACTGCTGTTGTTATCATGAACCATGTTAACCTTGTTGAGATCCTCATGGACGTG AATCAATGGTCCACGGTGTTCTCTGGCATTGTCTCAAGAGCAATGACTTTGGAAGTGCTATCAACAGGGGTGGCGGGGAATTACAACGGTGCATTGCAAGTG ATGACAGCAGAAGTGCAAGTACCTTCGCCTCTGGTGCCAACTCGAGAGAGCTATTTTGTAAGGTATTGTAAGCAGCACGGTGACGGGACTTGGGCAGTAGTGGACGTGTCCTTGGATAATTTGCGTCCTAGTCCTTCAGCCAGATGTAGAAGAAGGCCCTCAGGTTGCTTAATTCAAGAAATGCCCAATGGCTACTCTAAG GTCATATGGGTTGAGCACGTAGAAGTGGATGACAGAGGTGTCCATAATCTATACAAGCAGCTTGTTAGCTCCGGGCATGCATTTGGTGCAAAACGTTGGATTGCAAACTTGGATCGACAATGTGAAAGGCTTGCTAGTGCCATGGCAACAAACATTCCCACAGTAGATGTTGGAG tAATAACAAACCCAGATGGGAGGAAGAGCATGTTGAAACTGGCTGAGAGAATGGTCATAAGCTTTTGTGCTGGAGTGAGTGCATCTACTGCACACACATGGACAACACTTTCTGGAACTGGTGCCGATGATGTAAGGGTCATGACACGTAAGAGTGTAGATGACCCAGGAAGGCCTCCTGGCATCGTTCTCAGTGCTGCAACTTCTTTTTGGCTTCCTGTGTCACCAAAAAGGGTTTTTGAATTCCTCCGCGATGAGAACTCCAGAAGTGAG TGGGATATTCTTTCCAACGGTGGAGTTGTTCAAGAAATGGCACACATTGCCAATGGCCGAGACACTGGAAATTGTGTCTCTCTACTTCGGGTGAAT AGTGCGAATTCAAGCCAAAGCAACATGTTGATATTACAAGAGAGTTGCGCGGACTCAACGGGATCTTTTGTGATATATGCTCCTGTAGATATTGTGGCAATGAACGTGGTTCTGAATGGAGGGGACCCGGACTACGTGGCCCTTCTCCCTTCAGGATTTGCTATACTCCCAGATGGGACCACTGCACATGGAGGTGGCATTGGTGACATTGGACATGGTGGTTCTCTCTTGACTGTGGCATTTCAAATATTGGTTGATTCGGTTCCAACGGCAAAGCTTTCTCTTGGATCAGTTGCTACTGTTAACAATCTCATTGCCTGCACTGTTGAGAGAATTAAGGCTGCTTTATCTGGTGAAGTTGCTTGA
- the LOC114380366 gene encoding homeobox-leucine zipper protein HDG2-like isoform X1 — translation MPAGIMIPARNMPSMIGRNGTVGGFGLSSGLSLGHIENHKASESQRSVEMFQPNLMEAGQLHPLDMPQNTSESDVPRIREDDFDSATKSGSENLEGASGEDQDPRPNKKKRYHRHTQHQIQEMEAFFKECPHPDDKQRKELSRELGLEPLQVKFWFQNKRTQMKTQHERHENTQLRTENEKLRADNMRFREALGNASCPNCGGPTAIGEMSFDEHHLRLENARLREEIDRISAIAAKYVGKPVVSYPLVSPSSVPPRPLELGVSGGFGGQPGGIGGDMYGGAAGDLLRSISGPTEADKPIIIELAVAAMEELIGMAQMGEPLWLTTLDGTTVLNEDEYIRSFPRGIGPKPVGFKCEASRETAVVIMNHVNLVEILMDVNQWSTVFSGIVSRAMTLEVLSTGVAGNYNGALQVMTAEVQVPSPLVPTRESYFVRYCKQHGDGTWAVVDVSLDNLRPSPSARCRRRPSGCLIQEMPNGYSKVIWVEHVEVDDRGVHNLYKQLVSSGHAFGAKRWIANLDRQCERLASAMATNIPTVDVGVITNPDGRKSMLKLAERMVISFCAGVSASTAHTWTTLSGTGADDVRVMTRKSVDDPGRPPGIVLSAATSFWLPVSPKRVFEFLRDENSRSEWDILSNGGVVQEMAHIANGRDTGNCVSLLRVNSANSSQSNMLILQESCADSTGSFVIYAPVDIVAMNVVLNGGDPDYVALLPSGFAILPDGTTAHGGGIGDIGHGGSLLTVAFQILVDSVPTAKLSLGSVATVNNLIACTVERIKAALSGEVA, via the exons ATGCCAGCTGGTATTATGATTCCAGCAAGAAACATGCCCTCGATGATTGGAAGAAACGGAACCGTTGGTGGCTTTGGATTATCTTCAGGGCTCTCTCTTGGCCAT ATTGAAAACCATAAGGCTTCGGAATCTCAAAGATCTGTAGAAATGTTCCAGCCAAACCTGATGGAAGCTGGTCAGCTCCACCCACTGGACATGCCTCAGAACACTTCAGAGAGCGATGTCCCTAGAATCCGTGAAGATGACTTTGACAGTGCCACCAAGTCAGGTAGTGAAAATCTAGAAGGTGCTTCCGGTGAAGACCAAGACCCTCGTCCCAACAAGAAGAAACGCTACCACCGCCACACTCAGCACCAGATCCAGGAGATGGAAGC gtTCTTTAAGGAGTGTCCGCACCCTGATGACAAGCAAAGGAAGGAGCTGAGTCGAGAGTTAGGGTTAGAGCCATTGCAGGTTAAGTTTTGGTTCCAGAACAAGCGCACTCAGATGAAG ACCCAACATGAACGTCATGAGAACACACAGCTGAGAACTGAAAACGAGAAGCTTCGAGCAGATAACATGAGGTTCAGGGAAGCTCTCGGCAATGCCTCGTGTCCTAACTGTGGTGGACCAACCGCTATAGGGGAAATGTCATTCGATGAACATCACTTGAGGCTCGAAAATGCTCGCCTGAGAGAAGAG ATTGATAGGATATCTGCCATTGCTGCAAAGTATGTTGGGAAGCCTGTGGTGAGCTATCCACTTGTTTCTCCTTCATCTGTTCCTCCTCGTCCACTAGAACTTGGGGTTAGTGGTGGTTTTGGTGGCCAACCTGGAGGCATTGGTGGGGACATGTATGGTGGAGCTGCAGGAGATCTTCTAAGGTCAATAAGTGGACCTACTGAAGCTGATAAGCCAATCATAATAGAGCTTGCTGTTGCAGCCATGGAGGAGCTCATTGGAATGGCGCAAATGGGTGAGCCTCTTTGGTTGACTACCCTGGATGGCACCACTGTGCTCAACGAGGATGAGTACATCAGGTCTTTTCCTCGAGGGATTGGTCCTAAACCCGTTGGTTTCAAGTGTGAAGCTTCGAGGGAAACTGCTGTTGTTATCATGAACCATGTTAACCTTGTTGAGATCCTCATGGACGTG AATCAATGGTCCACGGTGTTCTCTGGCATTGTCTCAAGAGCAATGACTTTGGAAGTGCTATCAACAGGGGTGGCGGGGAATTACAACGGTGCATTGCAAGTG ATGACAGCAGAAGTGCAAGTACCTTCGCCTCTGGTGCCAACTCGAGAGAGCTATTTTGTAAGGTATTGTAAGCAGCACGGTGACGGGACTTGGGCAGTAGTGGACGTGTCCTTGGATAATTTGCGTCCTAGTCCTTCAGCCAGATGTAGAAGAAGGCCCTCAGGTTGCTTAATTCAAGAAATGCCCAATGGCTACTCTAAG GTCATATGGGTTGAGCACGTAGAAGTGGATGACAGAGGTGTCCATAATCTATACAAGCAGCTTGTTAGCTCCGGGCATGCATTTGGTGCAAAACGTTGGATTGCAAACTTGGATCGACAATGTGAAAGGCTTGCTAGTGCCATGGCAACAAACATTCCCACAGTAGATGTTGGAG tAATAACAAACCCAGATGGGAGGAAGAGCATGTTGAAACTGGCTGAGAGAATGGTCATAAGCTTTTGTGCTGGAGTGAGTGCATCTACTGCACACACATGGACAACACTTTCTGGAACTGGTGCCGATGATGTAAGGGTCATGACACGTAAGAGTGTAGATGACCCAGGAAGGCCTCCTGGCATCGTTCTCAGTGCTGCAACTTCTTTTTGGCTTCCTGTGTCACCAAAAAGGGTTTTTGAATTCCTCCGCGATGAGAACTCCAGAAGTGAG TGGGATATTCTTTCCAACGGTGGAGTTGTTCAAGAAATGGCACACATTGCCAATGGCCGAGACACTGGAAATTGTGTCTCTCTACTTCGGGTGAAT AGTGCGAATTCAAGCCAAAGCAACATGTTGATATTACAAGAGAGTTGCGCGGACTCAACGGGATCTTTTGTGATATATGCTCCTGTAGATATTGTGGCAATGAACGTGGTTCTGAATGGAGGGGACCCGGACTACGTGGCCCTTCTCCCTTCAGGATTTGCTATACTCCCAGATGGGACCACTGCACATGGAGGTGGCATTGGTGACATTGGACATGGTGGTTCTCTCTTGACTGTGGCATTTCAAATATTGGTTGATTCGGTTCCAACGGCAAAGCTTTCTCTTGGATCAGTTGCTACTGTTAACAATCTCATTGCCTGCACTGTTGAGAGAATTAAGGCTGCTTTATCTGGTGAAGTTGCTTGA
- the LOC114380366 gene encoding homeobox-leucine zipper protein HDG2-like isoform X2 — protein sequence MPAGIMIPARNMPSMIGRNGTVGGFGLSSGLSLGHIENHKASESQRSVEMFQPNLMEAGQLHPLDMPQNTSESDVPRIREDDFDSATKSGSENLEGASGEDQDPRPNKKKRYHRHTQHQIQEMEAFFKECPHPDDKQRKELSRELGLEPLQVKFWFQNKRTQMKTQHERHENTQLRTENEKLRADNMRFREALGNASCPNCGGPTAIGEMSFDEHHLRLENARLREEIDRISAIAAKYVGKPVVSYPLVSPSSVPPRPLELGVSGGFGGQPGGIGGDMYGGAAGDLLRSISGPTEADKPIIIELAVAAMEELIGMAQMGEPLWLTTLDGTTVLNEDEYIRSFPRGIGPKPVGFKCEASRETAVVIMNHVNLVEILMDVNQWSTVFSGIVSRAMTLEVLSTGVAGNYNGALQVMTAEVQVPSPLVPTRESYFVRYCKQHGDGTWAVVDVSLDNLRPSPSARCRRRPSGCLIQEMPNGYSKVIWVEHVEVDDRGVHNLYKQLVSSGHAFGAKRWIANLDRQCERLASAMATNIPTVDVGDGRKSMLKLAERMVISFCAGVSASTAHTWTTLSGTGADDVRVMTRKSVDDPGRPPGIVLSAATSFWLPVSPKRVFEFLRDENSRSEWDILSNGGVVQEMAHIANGRDTGNCVSLLRVNSANSSQSNMLILQESCADSTGSFVIYAPVDIVAMNVVLNGGDPDYVALLPSGFAILPDGTTAHGGGIGDIGHGGSLLTVAFQILVDSVPTAKLSLGSVATVNNLIACTVERIKAALSGEVA from the exons ATGCCAGCTGGTATTATGATTCCAGCAAGAAACATGCCCTCGATGATTGGAAGAAACGGAACCGTTGGTGGCTTTGGATTATCTTCAGGGCTCTCTCTTGGCCAT ATTGAAAACCATAAGGCTTCGGAATCTCAAAGATCTGTAGAAATGTTCCAGCCAAACCTGATGGAAGCTGGTCAGCTCCACCCACTGGACATGCCTCAGAACACTTCAGAGAGCGATGTCCCTAGAATCCGTGAAGATGACTTTGACAGTGCCACCAAGTCAGGTAGTGAAAATCTAGAAGGTGCTTCCGGTGAAGACCAAGACCCTCGTCCCAACAAGAAGAAACGCTACCACCGCCACACTCAGCACCAGATCCAGGAGATGGAAGC gtTCTTTAAGGAGTGTCCGCACCCTGATGACAAGCAAAGGAAGGAGCTGAGTCGAGAGTTAGGGTTAGAGCCATTGCAGGTTAAGTTTTGGTTCCAGAACAAGCGCACTCAGATGAAG ACCCAACATGAACGTCATGAGAACACACAGCTGAGAACTGAAAACGAGAAGCTTCGAGCAGATAACATGAGGTTCAGGGAAGCTCTCGGCAATGCCTCGTGTCCTAACTGTGGTGGACCAACCGCTATAGGGGAAATGTCATTCGATGAACATCACTTGAGGCTCGAAAATGCTCGCCTGAGAGAAGAG ATTGATAGGATATCTGCCATTGCTGCAAAGTATGTTGGGAAGCCTGTGGTGAGCTATCCACTTGTTTCTCCTTCATCTGTTCCTCCTCGTCCACTAGAACTTGGGGTTAGTGGTGGTTTTGGTGGCCAACCTGGAGGCATTGGTGGGGACATGTATGGTGGAGCTGCAGGAGATCTTCTAAGGTCAATAAGTGGACCTACTGAAGCTGATAAGCCAATCATAATAGAGCTTGCTGTTGCAGCCATGGAGGAGCTCATTGGAATGGCGCAAATGGGTGAGCCTCTTTGGTTGACTACCCTGGATGGCACCACTGTGCTCAACGAGGATGAGTACATCAGGTCTTTTCCTCGAGGGATTGGTCCTAAACCCGTTGGTTTCAAGTGTGAAGCTTCGAGGGAAACTGCTGTTGTTATCATGAACCATGTTAACCTTGTTGAGATCCTCATGGACGTG AATCAATGGTCCACGGTGTTCTCTGGCATTGTCTCAAGAGCAATGACTTTGGAAGTGCTATCAACAGGGGTGGCGGGGAATTACAACGGTGCATTGCAAGTG ATGACAGCAGAAGTGCAAGTACCTTCGCCTCTGGTGCCAACTCGAGAGAGCTATTTTGTAAGGTATTGTAAGCAGCACGGTGACGGGACTTGGGCAGTAGTGGACGTGTCCTTGGATAATTTGCGTCCTAGTCCTTCAGCCAGATGTAGAAGAAGGCCCTCAGGTTGCTTAATTCAAGAAATGCCCAATGGCTACTCTAAG GTCATATGGGTTGAGCACGTAGAAGTGGATGACAGAGGTGTCCATAATCTATACAAGCAGCTTGTTAGCTCCGGGCATGCATTTGGTGCAAAACGTTGGATTGCAAACTTGGATCGACAATGTGAAAGGCTTGCTAGTGCCATGGCAACAAACATTCCCACAGTAGATGTTGGAG ATGGGAGGAAGAGCATGTTGAAACTGGCTGAGAGAATGGTCATAAGCTTTTGTGCTGGAGTGAGTGCATCTACTGCACACACATGGACAACACTTTCTGGAACTGGTGCCGATGATGTAAGGGTCATGACACGTAAGAGTGTAGATGACCCAGGAAGGCCTCCTGGCATCGTTCTCAGTGCTGCAACTTCTTTTTGGCTTCCTGTGTCACCAAAAAGGGTTTTTGAATTCCTCCGCGATGAGAACTCCAGAAGTGAG TGGGATATTCTTTCCAACGGTGGAGTTGTTCAAGAAATGGCACACATTGCCAATGGCCGAGACACTGGAAATTGTGTCTCTCTACTTCGGGTGAAT AGTGCGAATTCAAGCCAAAGCAACATGTTGATATTACAAGAGAGTTGCGCGGACTCAACGGGATCTTTTGTGATATATGCTCCTGTAGATATTGTGGCAATGAACGTGGTTCTGAATGGAGGGGACCCGGACTACGTGGCCCTTCTCCCTTCAGGATTTGCTATACTCCCAGATGGGACCACTGCACATGGAGGTGGCATTGGTGACATTGGACATGGTGGTTCTCTCTTGACTGTGGCATTTCAAATATTGGTTGATTCGGTTCCAACGGCAAAGCTTTCTCTTGGATCAGTTGCTACTGTTAACAATCTCATTGCCTGCACTGTTGAGAGAATTAAGGCTGCTTTATCTGGTGAAGTTGCTTGA